The Fictibacillus phosphorivorans genomic sequence TCTTTTACCATTCTTCCGCCGATCTGTCCGCCGACTTTTCCAGCGTCTTTTGACGTGATCGTACCGTTATATCCTTTTTCAAGGTTCACACCCATATCTCTTGCCACTTCATACTTAACATCATCTGGTGACTGATCTGATACGTTATAACCCGCTTCTCTCATCACTTTTGCCTTTAACCGATCGAGCCCTTCTCTAGCTTCCGGGACGATAGGCTGACGCTTTCTTCTTGCCATATATAAAAACTCCTTTTTTCTTTAGTTTGTCCGAATAAAAAAATAAAAAGACTGTAATTGTTACCAGTCTTCTTACGTAAGTATTTATCGTTCTGATTGCTGGCGACTTCGGTAAAATTCATGAAACAGCTTCATGAGCGCTCGCTTTTCGATCCTTGAAACATAACTTCTCGATATCCCCAGCTGTTTTGCGATTTCACGCTGCGTTTTTTCTTTTTGAAGATCGAGTCCAAACCGTCCTACGATCACTTCTTTCTCTCGGTCATCCAACACATGAATATAATCGTATATCTTCTTTTTTTGCATCTTTAATTGGATGGCATCCACAACATCTTCTGTTTCCGCTTTCAACACATCGATCAATGTGATCTCATTTCCTTCTTTGTCCGTTCCGATCGGGTCATGAAGCGAAACATCTTTCTTTGTTTTCTTAAGAGCCCGTAGATG encodes the following:
- a CDS encoding alpha/beta-type small acid-soluble spore protein, which gives rise to MARRKRQPIVPEAREGLDRLKAKVMREAGYNVSDQSPDDVKYEVARDMGVNLEKGYNGTITSKDAGKVGGQIGGRMVKELIQQAKANLGKQVR
- the sigK gene encoding RNA polymerase sporulation sigma factor SigK; amino-acid sequence: MSLVGVLAYFFKEVMLFVSYVKNNAFPQPLSENEEKQYLKEMAEGNEHARAMLIEHNLRLVAHIVKKFENTGEDTEDLISIGTIGLIKAIESYSRGKGTKLATYAARCIENEILMHLRALKKTKKDVSLHDPIGTDKEGNEITLIDVLKAETEDVVDAIQLKMQKKKIYDYIHVLDDREKEVIVGRFGLDLQKEKTQREIAKQLGISRSYVSRIEKRALMKLFHEFYRSRQQSER